A genomic stretch from Spongiibacter nanhainus includes:
- a CDS encoding AMP-binding protein, giving the protein MAHIQDHALARPNETALVSPNGEFWNWRQLNNASIALANHLHNCSVAGGDYVSIMMENRAEYLVAMWAALRLGVYITPINWHLKDEEVAHIVQDSGAVLVLCSSQLSELVGRIGIKSINVDEDACSKVIKLARQSDAHLQANFEQTEGQIMYYSSGTTGKPKGIRRPIIERSFGTAPAIDGFISALYGIGADTIYLSPAPLYHAAPLNWCLAILRAGGSLVVQSKFDPESFLATIETHQVTHTQLVPTMFVRLLALPETIRQRYSLASLKVAVHAAAPCSPEVKQKMLNWWGNIIYEYYGGSESNGVTALGPQEWRAHPGSVGKAVLGELHICDDEGNELGANQTGTVYFSGLPDFEYFNDPEKTRDAYIKPGWSTLGDIGYIDADGFLYLTDRRAFTIVSGGVNIYPQEIENLLIAHDDVADVAVLGLPNEEFGEEVVAVIEPASTPSSESDFFDMITDYCKAKLASFKCPRRIILSDALPRMPNGKLLKRELRATLLGIEKHS; this is encoded by the coding sequence GTGGCTCATATACAGGATCACGCACTAGCCCGTCCCAACGAGACCGCCTTGGTTTCGCCCAATGGCGAATTCTGGAACTGGCGCCAGTTGAATAATGCGTCTATTGCCTTGGCCAACCATCTTCATAACTGCAGCGTGGCCGGCGGAGACTACGTCTCCATCATGATGGAGAACCGCGCCGAATACCTAGTTGCCATGTGGGCCGCGCTTCGGCTGGGCGTTTACATCACACCAATCAACTGGCACCTAAAAGATGAAGAAGTCGCCCACATTGTCCAGGACTCGGGGGCGGTGCTTGTCCTCTGCTCATCGCAGCTCAGCGAGCTAGTCGGCCGCATTGGTATCAAGAGTATCAACGTCGATGAAGACGCATGCTCTAAGGTGATCAAACTCGCTCGGCAGAGCGATGCGCACCTACAAGCAAATTTCGAGCAAACCGAAGGGCAGATCATGTACTACTCTTCAGGCACCACCGGCAAACCCAAGGGCATCCGTCGCCCCATTATCGAACGCAGCTTTGGCACCGCACCGGCAATCGATGGTTTTATCAGCGCCCTTTACGGGATCGGCGCTGACACCATCTATTTATCGCCGGCTCCCCTGTATCACGCGGCGCCATTGAACTGGTGCCTGGCTATTTTGCGCGCCGGCGGCAGCCTCGTTGTACAAAGCAAGTTTGACCCAGAAAGCTTCCTTGCAACTATAGAAACGCACCAAGTAACCCACACCCAACTGGTGCCCACAATGTTTGTACGGCTGTTGGCCCTGCCCGAGACAATCCGTCAACGATACTCTCTAGCGTCACTGAAGGTCGCCGTCCACGCCGCTGCGCCCTGCTCACCCGAGGTTAAGCAGAAGATGCTGAACTGGTGGGGTAACATCATCTACGAGTACTACGGTGGCAGCGAAAGTAACGGCGTGACGGCATTGGGACCACAGGAATGGCGAGCCCACCCCGGATCTGTCGGCAAAGCGGTACTGGGTGAACTACATATCTGCGACGATGAGGGCAATGAGCTGGGAGCCAACCAAACCGGTACCGTCTATTTTTCAGGGTTACCGGATTTCGAATACTTTAACGATCCCGAGAAGACCCGCGATGCCTACATTAAACCAGGTTGGAGCACGCTAGGTGACATTGGCTACATCGATGCAGATGGCTTTCTGTACTTAACCGACCGCCGCGCTTTCACCATCGTCTCTGGCGGAGTCAATATCTATCCGCAAGAAATTGAGAACCTCCTTATTGCCCACGACGATGTCGCCGACGTCGCCGTGCTGGGCTTACCCAACGAGGAGTTCGGCGAAGAGGTAGTCGCCGTTATCGAACCCGCCAGCACGCCCAGCTCGGAATCCGACTTCTTCGATATGATCACCGATTATTGCAAGGCGAAACTGGCCAGCTTTAAGTGCCCTCGACGCATCATTCTCAGTGACGCCCTACCGCGAATGCCCAACGGCAAACTATTGAAGCGGGAGCTAAGGGCCACTCTCTTGGGCATAGAAAAGCACAGCTGA